Part of the Methylophaga nitratireducenticrescens genome is shown below.
GGTGGACCAACTAACTACAATATCACCGGTGACTTTGTTTTTACGGCGATATTAACTGCCGGTTCATTTTTTGGTGTTGACATTTTTAATGCAACTTCAGATGTTCTAAAATACGACTTGTCAATTTCTGCAGTACCCGTACCGGCTGCGTTATGGTTATTTGCACCTGCTTTGATGGGCCTCTTCGGTTTACGCCGACAAGCTCGGAAAATGACAGTTGCATAACACTATAAGAGTTAACAATATTGTTAGTTTTAAGGGGGCTTCGGCTCCCTTTTTTGAATTAATTCTTATCATGATAATTTGAGATGTCTGAGCATCGTGTTAAATCATTAAGAGATAAATTTAATTACTAAAATCATTCTCTTATCACAGAGCTCACTAAATAGGGCTCTTTTTTTAATAAAAGTTACGATTTAGTACCATAGTACAATTCCAATCGTACTAACTAGCGAGTAATGTTCAACTATCCCCGAGAGAAATTTCTGGGAGATAAATGGTTCAGGGACAATGTTTGCTCCTGATTTTATAGCCAAACTTACCGCGAGGTGAGGTCGGAAAGCCACGGATCTTCGGGCTTTATTTGAAGATGGCCGGGTTGCATTGCTTAATTTTTCAATTAAAGGAAATTATTATGAAAAATGCGATGCTATTTTGTATAGCTTTATTGTTCTCAGTTGGTGCTAACGCCGCTACACTGACATTATCAACCGTAAGTTCTTCTGGCGCTACTCAAAGTGTTGACCTGAATAATAACAGTACTGTTCTAGCTGGCGGTACTGTAGAAAATACAGGACTTTGGGAATCTTTGTTTGATGTTCAAACGGATGTTGATACGCCAGTGAAGGTTGAATGGTCATTCAATCCTACTAGCAGTTTGAGTAATGCTCAACTGGCGTTTGGAGAGATTACTGGCTCTGGTGGTAGTTATGTCGGTTTGCCAACAATCTTTAATATCACAGGTGATTTTGTCTTTACGGCTATTTTGACTGCGGGAACTTTCTTTGGCGTGGATATTTTTAATGCCACTTCAGACGTATTGAAATATGACCTGTCGATCTCTGCAGTACCTGTACCAGCTGCGTTATGGTTGTTTGCACCCGCTCTGATGGGCTTCTTCGGTTTACGCCGTAAAGCACTGAAAGCAACTGCTGCATAACAGCAAATGAGTTAACAATATTGTTAGTTTGTAAGAAAAGGGAGCTTCGCTCCCTTTTCTTTTTGAACAGTTAAACAAAAAACTTATAACGAAACAGTATATTAAGTTGGAAAAATCAAAAGTTTTAGGACATGTTAATCTTTAAGCTGCTCTACTGCTGGATGCTCATTTTGTTCAACAAGGAAGTTATGCAAGATAAACAAGCCCTTGGTCTTGTCCAATATTATGAACAATTTAGTATCACATCAGATTTCTCATTGCAGCCATGATAATGTCTGGGGTGACTTCTGGTTTAGACTTTTCTAATGCCTCTTCTAATGCCTCTTCTAATGAACTCAAATAAGATGTTTTTGTCTCTGCTGCCCCTTTTTCAGTGACATTTTTACTTTTTTGCGCCTGCGTAATTAGGCCTCTTGGGACTGCGTCAATGTGCTAAATCAAATGCATAAAAATGATTAATTTAGCAATAATACTAATTTAGAATAAGGGAGCAGAAATACTCGCTTTTTTTATGCTTAAATAACGTGTTATCATCCGAAACGAATGTAATTTATAAACATGGAGAAGAATAATGAATAAGTTGGCAAATATGGTGTTGCTAATGGTAACACTAATGATGGGATCATTTGTTCATGCTTCCGAGCCCTATACACTTAATGCAGGAGATATCTTAAGTATTTCTGTTTGGAATGAAGATGCATTGCAGAAAGAAGTCGTTGTTCTTCCCGATGGCACCATTTCTTTTCCCTTGGCAGGTCAACTGAATGCTAAGGATAAAACAGTTCTTCAGGTTGAAACAGAACTTAAAGAAAAATTATCAGAATATATTTCAGACCCCGTAGTTAACGTTACCGTCAATCAGGTTTCAGGAAATACGGTACATATCCTGGGTAAAGTATTACGTCCTGGATCATTTGGAATGAGTCAGCCACTTGATGCAATGCAGGCTTTGAGCCTAGCAGGGGGGCTGACAACTTATGCAAAAGAAAATGACATTATCATTCTCCGCAGAGATGGAATGAAACAACAAATCATCCCAGTGCTTTACGCTAATATCAAACAAGGTAAATCGCTCGAATCTAATGTGCTGTTACAAAGCGGTGATGTCATTATTATTCCTTGAACGGGGATAATAATGACAGGCCTCATGACGGAGTCAGCATGAAAATAAAAATTATTATGTCGGTTTTGGTTGCAAGCTTGTTCCAATCGAATATCGCCAGATCCGCCGAATATATTATCGGGGCCGACTTTTCTCCGACATTCAATTATGATGATAACGTTGAGTTGCGGGATGATGAAGAAGGTAGCTTTGTTACCAAAATAACCCCCACATTATTATTGTCTCGAGCGGTTGAAAATGCATCCATTAGTATGAATGCAGGTTATCGTGTGGAACGATACACAAGCTTATCCGATCTGGATAGGCAGGATCCCTTCGCAAACATAGCGGGTAGTTACAATACGGAACGTAGCGCTTACGGACTGAGAGCTGGTTATTCTGAAAGAGCACAGCGTTCAATTGCAGATGAAGATACCGGGGATTTTTCTTCTAATGCAACGGTAACCACAAAATCACTGGCACCAAGCTATCAATATCAATTCACGGAACGTGATTTCCTTTATACCAGCGTTAACTATAACGAAAGTGCTTACGATACAAGTCGCTTCAGTGATACTGAAACCACGTCTTTAACCGGAGGGTGGCGTCGAAACTTGACGGAACGTTTGACCGGTGGATTGGCGTTGACATATGCACAGTATGAATCGGAGTCTGAATTTAGCGAATCAGAATACGACAGTTACAATTTAAGTGTCACCAGTACCTATATGATGAATGAACAATGGTCATTTTCTGGTCAGGTTGGCTATCGGACAACTGAAAGTGAATCACAATCTTTACTCGGTGGCCCCAAACAAACAGACAGAAACACAGGTTCTTTATTTGATTTTTCAGCAAATTATGTTGGTGAATTGAATACATTATCATTTTCATTATCACGTTCTCTTAATCCTTCAGGCGAGGGGGTGGTCAATGAAACTGACCGTGTCTCACTTTCCTGGAACAGAAATATCGCGGAAACAGTGTCGGTTTCATTCAACACCTCCTATCAGGAAACGCAGTCTGCAGACGATCTGACAAACACCGACAGAGAATATTTTACCTTTTCGCCAGCACTTAACTGGCAATTGCAAAGAAACCTTGCCCTAAAAATGGGTTATCAGTATCGCCAACAAAAAGGCACAAGTTTTGGTGGATTAGATACCAATGATGACAAAGTCGACAGTAATATGGTTTTCCTCACGGTAAACTACGACTGGGACGGTTTGCGTTTTTCGCGATAACTTTAAGAGAACATAATGGAAGAAGATGTCAAAAGCCTACGGGATTACTTGGATATTCTGTGGCGGCGTAAATATTGGATTGTAATCCCGGCTTTTATCCTGATGATAGGTACAGTGGTATTCACATACTCACTTCCCGAGAGCTTTAAATCACAAGGTTTGATTTTGATCGAATCTCAGGAAATTCCACAAGATTTGATTCGCACCACCGTGACAAGTTATGCAGATCAACGTATTGAAGTTATTAAACAACGTCTGCTCACAACCAACCGGATTATGGAGGTTGTTGAAAAACATAATCTTTATCTGGAGCAAAGAAAAAGCTCACCCATTACAGCACCGATTGTGGAGTTATTTAAGAGCAATGTCAGCGTAGATATTATTCAGGCAAATGTCACCGACCCTGCCAGTGGTCGAGCTAAAAAAGCCAGTATTGCATTTACTGTCTCGTTCATGGATCAGTCTCCTCGAAAAGCCCAACAAGTTGCAAATGAACTGGTTACAGAGTTCTTAAATGAAAATGCCAGAGCAAGAACAGATCGGGCCCAGGACACCACCCAGTTTTTGAAACTGGAAGGTGACAGAATGCAGAAAGAAATTCAGCAAACTGAAAAAGAAATTGCAGAATTTCGTGATCAATACAGCGATAGTCTTCCGGACATGCTCGAATATAATTTGAACACGGTTCAAAATATTCAGGAAGAGATTGCTTCAATACAGAACCAAATCATGGTGCAAAGCGACCAAATGACCACAATGGGATTACAGTTGTCCATGATTCCTAAGCAGCTCACCGGCCCGACCAGTAACGCAGCCGGTCAGCCATCAGCCTCCATGGTAGCTTTGCAACAATTACGTGCTGAATACCGTTCAATGCAAAGCAAGTATTCTGCTAATCATCCAGACTTACAGCGTGTAAAGCGTGAAATAGATGCACTGGAAGCAGAAATTGGTGTCGCTGCATCTCCGCGAGAAGAGGTTGAAATGCAATTAACTTCGGCTAGAAGTAATTTGCAAACACTCAAACAACGTTATGCAGCAGAACATCCAGATGTTAAAGCTGCAGCAGCTGAAATAGATCGTCTGGAACAACGCCTTAGTGATTTGCCAGAAGAAATGTCTGATGAAGCGACAACTGCAAATGGTTCAACAAACCCGGTATATATAGAAGTAAGTGCCAAAATTGACGCGACAGAGCGTGAGATTGGCCGCTTGAGAGAGAGGCAGGCAGAATTACGCGAGAAACTGGCAGAATACGAAAACCGTGTTTATCAGACCAATCAGGTTCAACGCGCTTATCAGGATCTGACCCGTGACCGTGAAAATAAACTGGCTAAATATCAAGAGCTAAGAGCCAAACAATTAGAAGCTGAACTGGCACAAACCCTGGAAACTGAAAACAAGGGCGAAAATTTTACCCTTATTGAACCGCCTCAGGTTTCAAATGAAGCTGAGAAACCAAATCGTAAGAAACTTATCGCCATGGGCTTTGTAGGCTCGGTTGGTGCAGGAATCGGTCTCGCCATTCTGGTTGAAATGTTATTTGGTGGAGTGCGTGGCTATACACAGATTTCAAGAATCGTTGGAAAGCCTCCTATTGTTGTTATACCAATTATTCAAACCGATCAACAAAAACGCCGTAAAAGACGAATCATCTATAGTCTGATCGTTTTAGGAATTATCTTCGGCCTATGTGCAATCGCATTGTTTCATTTCTTTGTGATGAATCTGGAAGTGCTTTGGTTCAAAGTACTGAATAAGCTGAGCTTGCTGTAACAACAGTATCAACAATTAATACGGTAGTTTAATTATGGACAGAATTCAGAAAGCGCTTGAAAAAGCCAAGCAGCGACACGCTCAGAAACCAGAGCCAGTCACCGTAGAACCCACTAAATCTGAGAGTAGTGTTTCGCAAGCCGAAGACCCATTGGCCGCGCCAATTGAATCGATATCGTATTCCCAGACCAAAGTGGTCAACGTTCCGAATCATCAGCTTGAACGTAAGCGGATCATTGCAGGTTTCTACAATAATCCACAATCAGCCGTGTTCAGAATGTTGCGGACCCAAGTACTGAAAAAAATGCGTAGCAATCGCTGGCAAACGCTGGCAGTTACCTCTCCAACAGCCGGGGAAGGTAAATCAGTTGTGGCCGCCAATCTTGCCATGGCAATTGCCATGGAGCTCAATCAAACGGTATTGCTGGTCGATATGGATTTGCGTAATCCGAGTATCAGTAATTATTTTGGTCTCAATGCACAGGTGGGACTCAAAGATTATCTGTCGGGTGATTTACAACTTTCTGAGGTCTTGATAAACCCAGGTATCAAACGATTGGTGATATTACCGGGGGTCGGAAGAGCAGAAGATTCTGCTGAACTGCTATCCAGCCCCAAAATGGCGAGTCTGGTAGCTGACATTAAATCTCAATATGATTCCCGGGTCATTATTTTTGATGTGCCGCCTGTTTTGCAAACTGATGATGTGTCGCTTGCAGCAAGCTATTTTGACAGTACCTTGCTTGTGCTCGAAGATGGTAAGAATACTGAATCAAATATCACTAAATCTTTACAGATGCTTGAGGGATCACACTTGCTTGGTACAGTGGTGAACAAGTCTGCCAGTCCTCCCGAACATCAAAATTATTAATCTATGTATACAGAACATTTTGGTCTCACGCACAAGCCCTTTAATCTGGTCCCCGATCCACAGTTCCTCTATATGAGCCCCAACCATAAAAAAGCGCTCACCATGTTGGAATATGGCCTGATGAGCCATGCGGGATTCACGGTGGTGACAGGAGAAATCGGGGCGGGTAAGACGACGCTTATACGGGCTCTGCTTGGAAAGATTGAAGATGATTGTGTTATCGGTCTGATCAATAACACGCATGAATCATTTGGTGAGCTGATGGTATGGGTCTTGGACTCGCTTGAAATAGAGTCCAGTGCGACAGATAACGCTGGTCGTTATCGCGATTATATTAACTTTGTTGTTGAGCAACATGCTCAGGGTCGAAGAGTCGTATTAATTGTCGATGAGGCCCAAAACCTCTCGGTTCAGGCTCTTGAAGAATTACGGCTGTTATCCAATGTAAATATCGACTCTGATATCTTCCTGCAGCTTGTATTGACGGGGCAACCTGAATTAATCGAAAAACTAAATCGCCCAGAACTAGTGCAATTTGCTCAACGCATTGGGGTAGAGTTCCATCTTAAAGCGCTTAGCTATCCAGAAACACAGAATTACATTGAATACCGCCTGGAAGTCGCTGGAGCTAAACACAAAATTTTCAGTAATGAAGCCTGTGCCGTAATTTATTGTTATAGCGAAGGAATCCCCAGACGAATTAATAACCTCTGTGATTTTGCTTTGGTTTATGCCTTTGCTGATGATAAGACAGAAATTGATGTTGCCTTAATACAGGAGATGATGCGGGACAAAAAGTCCTCTCGAATTGTGGAGGCCAAGGCTTCCGAGAATCCGGATGTAAAACGCGTTAAAAACTGGTTGTTGGAGCAGCATAATATACAGATAGCCTGATTTATAGCCGGGATTTTCTCACTGATAATCGAAATTATTCCATATTGTGATAAGCATCACGATTAAGCATGCGCTAAATTATTAATATCAAATCTTCTCCACTACAAAGGAGATGATGTCAGCAGATGAACAAAAAATGATTTTAAAATCCTCTGCCCCCCAGAGGGTTTTAGCCCGACTGAAAGGTCGGGTTTTTTTTTGCTGATTAGCCAAGCAAGATTTTTTGCTCACGAATTCACAAGTTCTGGTTAATAAAATCAGCCAAATGAGAATGTGTGAATCGAGTCACTTTTATTTATGTAATATGAACATATCATCTAACACGTATCATCTAATTCACAGGGGGGGCGATGATCATGAAACTTACTTCAATTCTATTTTCAGGTTTACTTTTAGCTGTTTCAGCTTCAGCAGCATCTGCACAAAACTATTATGTATGTGACAACGGCGACGACAATAACAACGGCCGTACCGAAACTGCACCATTCCGCTCATACGAAAAAGCAATGGATACATTCAATAAGATGGCTGCAGGAGATAGTATTCTTTTCTGTCGTGGTGGTGTTTTTCCAGCCACAAAACTTAAAAAACTGGCCAATTCAAATTGTAGCTCAGAGAAAAACTGTACTATTACTGACTATGGTGATGATGCCAAACCAGCACCAATGATAGTGTCGGATGGCATTACAGTATTTAATTTCCAAAATCCAGGTAACTCATCAGCTGATGGTGGTTATCATATAAAAAACATGACGCTAATTAGCAAACAAAAGGCTCCTGCTGGCATCATGTTATTTAATGACGTAAATGATGTGCTTATGGAAAATCTGCATATTGAAGGTTTTACCGTAGCTGTATATTCTGCTGGAGCCAACACACCTAACTCTGGTTCAAATCAAGCAAATGATCGCATTATTCTCAAAAATTCCAAATTGTTGAATAACAAAATGCAAGGTTGGTTGGGTGGTTGTAATGATTGCGTTATTGACAACAACCATTTTGAAGGGAACGGGTTTGGAATGGCTCTTCGTGGTCATAATGTATACATCGACAGTCCTGTAAAATCACAGAATTTCTACAATAACAATATTCGTTTTACTAACAATACTTTACTTAATTCCGGTAGAGTTGATGGTCGTTGTCAAGGAACTTCATTTGTGGTTCACGGTATCATTAAAAATCTGACAATAGATAGTAATGTTGTTCGTGAAGAGGTTGGAAAAACGGGTGATAACTGTTGGGGAATTTCCGTTGATCCTGGCAATCAGTTAGATGAATCATTTGTTGGCTTGCGAATCACCAATAATAAAATATTCAATGTGGGTAATTTGGGTATTGGTTGTGCTTCTTGTAAAGATGTACTGATTGCAGATAACCTAATAGTTGACGAGGGTGAAGTATTACGTTACGTAATTGCAGTTCCAAATAAACATGAAGATTCACAAAAATCCGAAAATGTTACGATTCGTAATAATAAAATTGTTGCAAACCATGATTTGGCATATGGCATTTCACTTGGAGGGGAAAATCGGTTTGAAGCCATCAATAATGAAATCAGTCTCTCATCTACAGATTCAAGATCTAAATGTATTAATGTATCAAATGCGAATTTAGATACTGATATTAGTAATAATATCTGTAATTCACACACCTCGGTCAGCATCATAGATGACTCTGCTCCAATTGATGAAGTGCCAGTGGCGGAAAATACAGAACCGGAGCTGTCAGTTGATCCAACAGAGCCAGTAACTGAACAAACAGAAAATGATTCACAACCAGTGTACCAACGTGGATCGGGTTTAGTAGCTTCTGACAACACTACTGAAAATGGTGGCGATTCTTCTTTGAACATTACATCAGCAGATCGTGGCATAGTACAGGATGCAATGACCGAAGAAACTGCTATTTCTGGAAATGAGGGTACTTCCACCTCTATTTCAGGCTCATCCAGCACTGAAACAGGTGATGCACCGTTGGATGATGGCTTGAGTGATTCAACTACCAGAAGCACAATGTTATCTGCATCAGTTCAGGATTCTGCATCGATGATTGATCAATCAATCAGTCCAGAACTTTCAGAACCATCGGTATCTGAGCCTGTCACTAGAACTCGTGTTACTGAGTCAATAAGCTCGAACTACGTTCGTTCAGTTACAGTGGATGAGGTTGCTAATGTAATTGAGAACGACATCCCCGTTGAAGAAAGTCAATGTCGAGTGTTTGCGCGTGGACGTTGCATGATGATGTGAAAACTTTTTCAATCCTAATTAACCACTATTTTTTTAAAACCGATTGCAACTCGTAATCGGTTTTTTTATGTTACTAATTTGATGTTTTACCGATCAATTAAATGATATCGGTCTGTGGTGGATTGTCTATTGTAATAAAGAGTTCCATTTTACTTTTAATTTTGTATGTTTTAGGCGTTTTAACTGTAATAACTCATGTTTGAGATCATCGATACTTGTTTTGTCACTACTCCATGTTATATTGATTTCTATAAATAGAATCAATCGCTTAAGTTTTAGATTGTAATGGAGATAGTTCAAGAATGAAGAAACCAAAAATAGTATACGTCTTGGTAAGTGACCCAACAGATCATTTCACTGAAATGGCGATACTTTCTGTTTATTGTGCAAGGCAATATTCACCCTTGTGTAACATAGAAATTGTTATGGACAGGCAGACTTATGAAGGACTTAGCGGTTATAGATCTTCAATTATTAACATGGTGGATTATTACAAAGTTGTTGATATTAATGCTGATAATAACGCTTTTAAAAGCCGTTACATAAAAACAAAACTTAGAGAGTTAGTAAAGGATGATTTTTTATATGTAGATATTGACGCTGTGCCTGTGAGTGAACTTAGTGATATTTTCAAAAAGCAAGCCGATATAGCAATGGCGTATGATTATAACGTCAGCCCTAAAAAATTTATTCTGCATGATTTTGAGCGAATTTCGTATGATAAAAATAACTGGCCCTTACCAGCTGAGTTCTTTAACAGTGGCGTGATGCTAACCAAGGATAACTCTAGTGTTAGAAAACTTTTCTCGTCATGGCACGAGCTATGGCATGAAAATCAAAAACTGGGTTTACATAAAGACCAGCCGCCCCTACATGAAGCAATTCGGAAAAATTCGATAAAGCTTGAGGTTTTGGAGCCCGAATGGAATATGATGATAGGCTTACAAACAGGTGTAGGAGCTAAAAATCCGAAGGTATATCATTACAGTACTGTGCGTTTTGAAACCCGTAATGATACATACTTCCATGAGATTGTAAGGAATATGAAAATAAACGAGGAAATAGATCTCTCACTTCTTAGAAAGATAATTTCCGATAAATATCCATGGACAAATTCAGAGTCAATTCGACTTAATTTTGCTGCAGGTAAATATTACAAAATGCTTTCGATTTTGTTAAAGAAAGTGAAGACGGTTATCTTGAGGTAGCATAAATTATCCCCTTAAAGAACGCATATAATAAGCAAGACAGTTATAGGTGATGGTATGCTAGTTGGCTAATTTAGAGGAACGCGGGCTGACTTTGATTCTCTCAACTCAGTCAGTTTGAAGTGGAAAGCAAATATAAAACTTTTAAAACCTCTAGACTCCATGGTTTAAATTTTAACGCCATGAGAGCATGTTTCCTACCTGTTTGGTTCTGATTACTCTTATATGCCCACCAAGCCCACTTTAGATGGATATCAAACTTACTTGCTTGGGCTGTTCTTACATTCAATTCGTTAATATCAAATTTACTACCTCTTCTTTGGCAGGCAGCAGCAACTGCATTAATGGTACTATTAATTTGACTGCTACGTTGTTTATAGCCAATGCTTTCAACATGCTGTCTATATTTGAGAAGGATTTTACTCAGATTAGCCAACTTCCCTACCTCAGCTAACTTTAGCCATAAATCAATATCTTCTGCATTTGGGCAATTCATATCATACCCTCTGACTCCTTCTAAAGCCTTTTTACGCATTATTACGCTTGGATGAATAATCGCACCACCAGCTCCATGAATATGTTGGTGATCGATTTCCTCGTGTTTTGATTTTGTTGTAAACCCAGAGATAACATCACCGTCAGCATCTATAAGCTCAACTAAGGTGCCTAGTGCAACTATTTCAGGGTTTTGAGCCATATAGTCAATTTGTAATTTGAATCTATCCTTATGACAAATATCATCTTGATCCATCCTAGCAATGAGCTCTGTGGTGGACTTACTGATGCCCTCGTTTAATGAGCAAATCAGACCTTTGTTTTCTCTTTCAATAAGTCTAATTCGTGGATCAGCTTTTTGATATTCACTAAGAATTCGACTTGAACCATCAGTCGAACCATCATTAATAATAATAAATTCAAAGTCACCATAACTTTGATTCAGGACTGACTCAACCGATTCCCGAAGATATTTTTCACCATTGTAAACTGGCATCACTACCGATAGTTTTTTTTGCATGCTTATGTGCTTAAACCTGTAATGTCAAGGATGGTTTTAGTGAGAAAAAAGCTTATAAAAAATAGTGGAACCATTATGAACTCTTTACGTAGAATCAAAAGGTTTGATTTTTTTAAATAATAAAAGGTGGTTGGTATATCCACAACTTGATTCAGAGCAATGACCAAGATGGCACCATATAGTCCGAAATGATGATAAGCTAAAGGTACGAAGGTGAATAAAAATAGCACAGAAACAAATATCATTACGGAATAGCTTTTGGAATTGCCCCTAGCCATTAAAAACATACCAGCCATACTAAAACCAACAAAAACAAGTGATAAGGACAATAGCTCCAACATCCAGCCTGCTTCAATATATCTATTATCGTATAATAACGATACGACATCGCTACCTGCGGCCATTAAAAATCCAGCAACTGATAATGTGATCGCATCAACTCTGAGTCTGACTTTGTAATAGATTCTTTTCGCATGTTCAGGATCACTTCGAGTGACTTCACTAATCGCCGGGTAAAATACGGTCACAATGAGTTTTTTGAAAAGCTCTCTGCAGGCTCCAGCAAGTAAGAAGGCTATGCTGTAAACCCCCAGCTTTTCAGGCGTCAGATAACCTGCCAGTAGAATTCTATCTCCGTTCCCGAGTAAGAAGCCTAATATGGAACCTATGAATATCCATTTACCAAAGTTAAATATTTCATGCCAGGAATCACGATCAAACATAAATTTAGTTTTAACACCGGTAATCAATTTATGTGAGAGAATCAGTTTGACCAAAGCGCTTGCTATGGCGGCAATTACTAATACCCATACTTCACGCCAAAATATAGCGATACTAATCATCAGGATGATACCGATAGTTTGGCTGAGCAATTCAATAAGCGTGACCTTACCCATTTGAAGGTTTCTGTTCATCAACTGCAAGTTGATAGAGTTAAACCCGCTTATTATTGCCGTTGAAGCAGTAACTGCGATTAAAAAGGGTAACTCTGGGGAAGCATAGGTTGAATCAGGTGAAATGGCTCCTGAGCTAACCATTAGGCTAAGACTAATCGCAACAATCAACAGAACGATGAATATCAGAAAACCACGCACAACCTGTACAGACCATGCGGTGCTCAGAAAAAGAGGTGAATCTCCACGTTTGCTCTGAATAATATTTGCCCGGAGTCCTACGTCTGACAGCATTGATACACCTGTTAAAAAAACAAATACAATGGACATGAGACCGAACATTTCAGGCACTAGGAGCCGTGTCATGATCAAATTTGAAGCTAGTCTGATAAACTGATTACCGAGTTGACCTGCGAGAACCCAAACAGATGAACGAATAGCGCGATTTTTTATGCCTTTAGATGATGTGTCTGTCATATTGATTTCAAGCGATACAGCCTAACTTAAATGTAAATTTAGAATGGATGAAAAATTGACTTTTCGATTATTAGCGTGTGATGCAAGGCATATTACACCTTATGGAATCGGCTATGCTTCTGATTCAATTGCTATTGCAATGAATAACCCAAAGACTAAATGCAGTATCTTGTCTTATTTTAACGATATGGGCTATGACAACACCCTTAGAATACCTCTTTTTACTAACCACTTAGTATATACATTTTCGCGGAAACTGCTGTCAGAAAATCGACTACATAATCTGTTAACGTGTAAATTGATGGCCAATCTCAAAAATAATGAAGCTGTCCATTTTTGGACTGGATGTCCCCATAAGCTATATGTTAAAGCAAAGAAAAAAAATAAATTGATTCTTCATGAAGCGATAAACACACACCAAACCAGCGCCCGTCAAATCCTTGAAAGTGAATATCAATCTTTGGGACTTGGTGCATTCGAAGGTATCTCTGAATCTGCTATCGTTGTTGAAAATCAGAAATTATCGATATCAGATTACATTTTCTGTCCAAGCCCAAATGTCACCAGATCCATGCTTGAGA
Proteins encoded:
- a CDS encoding glycosyltransferase family protein, with product MKKPKIVYVLVSDPTDHFTEMAILSVYCARQYSPLCNIEIVMDRQTYEGLSGYRSSIINMVDYYKVVDINADNNAFKSRYIKTKLRELVKDDFLYVDIDAVPVSELSDIFKKQADIAMAYDYNVSPKKFILHDFERISYDKNNWPLPAEFFNSGVMLTKDNSSVRKLFSSWHELWHENQKLGLHKDQPPLHEAIRKNSIKLEVLEPEWNMMIGLQTGVGAKNPKVYHYSTVRFETRNDTYFHEIVRNMKINEEIDLSLLRKIISDKYPWTNSESIRLNFAAGKYYKMLSILLKKVKTVILR
- a CDS encoding right-handed parallel beta-helix repeat-containing protein, giving the protein MKLTSILFSGLLLAVSASAASAQNYYVCDNGDDNNNGRTETAPFRSYEKAMDTFNKMAAGDSILFCRGGVFPATKLKKLANSNCSSEKNCTITDYGDDAKPAPMIVSDGITVFNFQNPGNSSADGGYHIKNMTLISKQKAPAGIMLFNDVNDVLMENLHIEGFTVAVYSAGANTPNSGSNQANDRIILKNSKLLNNKMQGWLGGCNDCVIDNNHFEGNGFGMALRGHNVYIDSPVKSQNFYNNNIRFTNNTLLNSGRVDGRCQGTSFVVHGIIKNLTIDSNVVREEVGKTGDNCWGISVDPGNQLDESFVGLRITNNKIFNVGNLGIGCASCKDVLIADNLIVDEGEVLRYVIAVPNKHEDSQKSENVTIRNNKIVANHDLAYGISLGGENRFEAINNEISLSSTDSRSKCINVSNANLDTDISNNICNSHTSVSIIDDSAPIDEVPVAENTEPELSVDPTEPVTEQTENDSQPVYQRGSGLVASDNTTENGGDSSLNITSADRGIVQDAMTEETAISGNEGTSTSISGSSSTETGDAPLDDGLSDSTTRSTMLSASVQDSASMIDQSISPELSEPSVSEPVTRTRVTESISSNYVRSVTVDEVANVIENDIPVEESQCRVFARGRCMMM
- a CDS encoding glycosyltransferase; the encoded protein is MQKKLSVVMPVYNGEKYLRESVESVLNQSYGDFEFIIINDGSTDGSSRILSEYQKADPRIRLIERENKGLICSLNEGISKSTTELIARMDQDDICHKDRFKLQIDYMAQNPEIVALGTLVELIDADGDVISGFTTKSKHEEIDHQHIHGAGGAIIHPSVIMRKKALEGVRGYDMNCPNAEDIDLWLKLAEVGKLANLSKILLKYRQHVESIGYKQRSSQINSTINAVAAACQRRGSKFDINELNVRTAQASKFDIHLKWAWWAYKSNQNQTGRKHALMALKFKPWSLEVLKVLYLLSTSN
- a CDS encoding oligosaccharide flippase family protein — its product is MTDTSSKGIKNRAIRSSVWVLAGQLGNQFIRLASNLIMTRLLVPEMFGLMSIVFVFLTGVSMLSDVGLRANIIQSKRGDSPLFLSTAWSVQVVRGFLIFIVLLIVAISLSLMVSSGAISPDSTYASPELPFLIAVTASTAIISGFNSINLQLMNRNLQMGKVTLIELLSQTIGIILMISIAIFWREVWVLVIAAIASALVKLILSHKLITGVKTKFMFDRDSWHEIFNFGKWIFIGSILGFLLGNGDRILLAGYLTPEKLGVYSIAFLLAGACRELFKKLIVTVFYPAISEVTRSDPEHAKRIYYKVRLRVDAITLSVAGFLMAAGSDVVSLLYDNRYIEAGWMLELLSLSLVFVGFSMAGMFLMARGNSKSYSVMIFVSVLFLFTFVPLAYHHFGLYGAILVIALNQVVDIPTTFYYLKKSNLLILRKEFIMVPLFFISFFLTKTILDITGLST